In Flavobacteriaceae bacterium, the following proteins share a genomic window:
- a CDS encoding response regulator, which yields MYYRILFLWRNSTIWRIFTLRITQSNHDYNNTIRMLSNDAHRLLKRQLKKSNLDILGDSKYAEFLNMINEAYKSFDNDVTHIEHILEESSRELFVANQKLIKERDKTRTKLENLVDNIGGVIFETDLDGNFTFLNPAWEKYSGFSVKQSLGKSYKDFLGGENIGGNKRFNELFARQKTHIKFIFKHKKDDHLMWFEVKSKLIKDINGLPTGFIGTITDITNLKETEIELQKASKSKDEFLSTMSHEIRTPLNAVTGLTNILLMEDYLPEQMENLKALKYSGEHLLGLINDLLDFDKIKSGKIKINEKDFSLNYFLENIKSHFLLRAEKKGVVFNVVKENDLPDNIIGDKLKLTQIIKNLLSNSLKFTEKGSILLIIKNLGINKNKINLLFKVIDTGIGISKSRQASIFESFMQANSETSIKYGGTGLGLSISKKLLMLQDSDLKVKSKLGEGATFSFKITYKVSNRLDLYQPDMIKLQPNYKPLNINVLVAEDNKMNILILKRFFLKWKVNYQIAQNGKEVLQFFENPDFDFNLVLMDLQMPILNGYEATKMIRNLPDQSKSSIPIIALTAFAQTDIKEKTERYKMNGFMGKPFNPEKLYALLKTYSKELTNKKAI from the coding sequence ATGTATTACAGGATTTTATTCTTATGGAGAAATAGCACCATTTGGCGAATTTTCACCTTGCGAATTACACAATCAAACCATGACTATAACAACACTATCAGAATGTTAAGTAATGATGCCCATAGATTGTTGAAGCGTCAACTTAAAAAATCTAATTTAGATATTTTAGGAGATTCAAAGTATGCTGAATTTTTAAACATGATTAATGAAGCTTACAAAAGTTTTGATAACGATGTAACGCACATAGAACATATTCTTGAAGAAAGCTCAAGAGAATTATTTGTTGCAAATCAAAAATTAATAAAAGAAAGAGATAAAACAAGAACAAAACTTGAGAACCTTGTTGATAATATAGGAGGTGTTATTTTTGAAACAGATCTTGATGGAAATTTTACATTTTTAAATCCTGCGTGGGAGAAGTACTCAGGGTTTTCTGTTAAACAATCCTTAGGAAAAAGTTATAAAGACTTTTTAGGAGGAGAAAATATAGGAGGTAATAAGAGATTTAACGAATTATTTGCTAGACAAAAAACACATATTAAATTCATTTTTAAACATAAAAAAGATGACCATTTAATGTGGTTTGAAGTAAAATCTAAGCTTATTAAAGATATTAATGGTTTGCCTACTGGTTTTATTGGTACTATAACAGATATTACAAATTTAAAGGAAACAGAAATTGAGTTGCAAAAAGCTAGTAAATCTAAAGATGAATTTTTATCTACGATGTCTCATGAGATTAGAACACCGTTAAATGCAGTTACTGGGCTAACCAACATCTTGTTAATGGAAGATTATTTGCCTGAGCAAATGGAAAACCTTAAAGCATTAAAATATTCTGGAGAACATTTGTTAGGGCTAATAAATGATTTACTTGATTTTGATAAAATTAAATCAGGTAAAATAAAAATTAATGAAAAAGATTTTAGTTTAAACTATTTCTTAGAAAATATAAAATCTCATTTTTTATTAAGAGCAGAAAAAAAGGGAGTCGTTTTTAATGTTGTAAAAGAAAATGATTTACCAGATAATATTATAGGAGATAAACTAAAATTAACTCAAATAATAAAAAACCTGTTAAGTAACTCATTAAAATTTACCGAAAAAGGAAGTATTTTATTGATTATTAAGAATTTAGGAATAAATAAAAATAAAATCAATTTATTATTTAAAGTTATTGATACAGGTATAGGTATATCGAAAAGTAGGCAAGCCTCTATATTTGAAAGTTTTATGCAAGCCAATTCAGAAACATCAATTAAATATGGTGGTACTGGCCTTGGTTTGTCTATTAGTAAAAAACTATTAATGCTACAGGATAGTGATTTAAAAGTTAAAAGTAAATTGGGAGAAGGCGCAACTTTTTCTTTTAAAATAACATATAAGGTAAGTAACAGACTTGATCTTTATCAACCAGATATGATAAAACTACAGCCAAATTATAAACCATTGAATATTAATGTTCTAGTGGCTGAGGATAATAAAATGAATATACTTATTTTAAAAAGGTTTTTCTTGAAATGGAAAGTAAACTACCAAATCGCTCAAAATGGAAAAGAAGTATTACAATTTTTTGAAAATCCTGATTTTGATTTCAACCTTGTTTTAATGGATTTGCAAATGCCAATTTTAAATGGTTATGAAGCTACTAAAATGATAAGGAATCTTCCAGACCAATCCAAATCTAGCATTCCTATTATAGCATTAACGGCATTTGCGCAAACAGATATAAAAGAAAAAACAGAACGTTATAAAATGAATGGGTTTATGGGTAAGCCATTTAATCCGGAAAAACTATATGCTTTATTGAAAACATATAGTAAAGAATTAACTAATAAAAAGGCTATTTAA
- a CDS encoding FMN-binding negative transcriptional regulator, producing the protein MNYPPKHHQDNDLNHMIEVIKTYPLATIISIDNNTPLITHLPLVYEEEHKLIGHIDIFNPQAGLLKNNNDITILFSGPDCYISPSVYNTNQLPTWNYIKVHLKGKVTAIESKVALKDSLIKMTEFLEAPDHKYVLEADNPRMERNLDYIKMFEITITDWEGKFKLSQDKKPSDKENARKELIRTNQESVKTFLDNVFNIVTF; encoded by the coding sequence ATGAATTACCCACCTAAACATCATCAAGATAACGATCTCAATCATATGATTGAAGTTATTAAAACTTATCCTTTAGCAACTATTATCTCGATTGATAATAATACTCCTTTAATTACACATTTACCATTAGTATATGAAGAGGAACATAAGCTTATTGGGCATATAGATATTTTTAACCCTCAAGCTGGATTACTTAAAAACAATAATGATATAACTATATTATTTTCTGGACCCGATTGTTATATTTCTCCTAGTGTTTATAATACTAATCAATTACCTACATGGAATTATATTAAAGTACATTTAAAAGGTAAAGTAACAGCTATTGAGAGCAAAGTTGCTTTAAAAGATTCGTTAATTAAAATGACTGAGTTCCTTGAAGCCCCAGATCATAAATATGTTTTAGAAGCAGACAATCCCAGAATGGAACGTAATCTTGATTATATTAAAATGTTCGAAATTACAATTACTGACTGGGAAGGAAAATTTAAACTTTCTCAGGATAAAAAGCCAAGTGATAAAGAAAATGCTAGAAAAGAGCTGATTCGTACTAACCAAGAAAGTGTTAAAACTTTTTTAGATAATGTATTTAATATAGTTACTTTTTAA
- a CDS encoding DUF1569 domain-containing protein gives MESLFNAETHQEILNRINSLNESSQANWGKMNVGQMLKHCQLPLEIATSKTQMTTKVGFLKRLIFKSIVKPHMYNDKPWKQNLQTPKEFIVTDPQVFANEKDNLVNLINEFADKKDSANWPTHPIFGDFTTEQRGKMQYKHLDHHLKQFGV, from the coding sequence ATGGAATCTTTATTTAATGCTGAAACACATCAAGAAATTTTAAATAGAATAAACAGTTTAAATGAAAGCTCGCAAGCTAATTGGGGAAAAATGAATGTAGGTCAAATGCTTAAGCATTGCCAATTACCACTTGAAATCGCTACAAGTAAAACACAAATGACAACTAAGGTTGGGTTTTTAAAGCGATTAATATTTAAGAGTATTGTTAAGCCTCATATGTATAATGATAAACCTTGGAAACAAAATTTACAGACCCCTAAAGAGTTTATTGTTACAGACCCTCAAGTTTTTGCTAATGAGAAAGATAATTTAGTAAACCTGATAAATGAATTTGCTGATAAGAAAGATAGTGCAAATTGGCCAACCCATCCTATTTTTGGAGATTTCACTACTGAGCAGCGAGGCAAAATGCAATATAAGCATTTAGATCACCACTTAAAACAATTTGGAGTCTAA
- a CDS encoding N-acetylmuramoyl-L-alanine amidase: MFKYFLIFLSFLSFFLVVGQTPQKTVVAKRGDGIYSLFKKNNINIKYIKEFIALNQKNLRPNNGLFIGQTYILPITEKDTTVIDSITPKIENTSPKLKIKNTLFGNHYSDIIVEDKKLEGAIYYLISGHGGPDPGAIETYNGKLISEDEYAYDVTLRLARKLLSNGAKVYIIIKDLNDGIRDKRILEVDYDEVSYPNNKIPRNQRLRLRQRTQAVNNLYVKHRGAYQRLIVTHVDSRSKGKNIDVFFYHHINSKNGKRLADNIHNSFKQKYAKHQPNRIYSGSVSSRSGLYLIKNTLPAMVYIELGNIKNKKDQKRILNYQNREALANWIHNGLLSDFEGR; the protein is encoded by the coding sequence ATGTTTAAATATTTTCTCATATTTCTTTCATTTCTCAGCTTCTTTTTAGTTGTTGGACAAACTCCTCAAAAAACTGTTGTTGCTAAACGTGGTGACGGGATTTATTCTTTATTCAAAAAAAATAATATCAATATAAAGTACATTAAAGAGTTTATTGCTTTAAATCAAAAAAACTTACGGCCTAATAATGGTTTATTTATAGGTCAAACCTATATTCTTCCAATAACAGAAAAAGATACTACTGTAATAGATAGCATTACTCCAAAGATTGAGAATACCTCACCTAAATTAAAAATTAAGAACACTCTTTTTGGAAATCATTATAGTGACATTATAGTTGAAGACAAAAAACTCGAAGGTGCTATTTATTATTTAATTTCTGGACATGGAGGTCCAGACCCAGGTGCTATAGAAACTTATAATGGCAAACTTATTTCTGAAGATGAATATGCTTACGATGTAACTTTACGCTTGGCAAGAAAATTACTTTCAAATGGTGCTAAAGTATATATTATTATAAAAGATCTTAATGATGGGATTAGAGATAAACGTATTTTAGAAGTTGATTATGATGAAGTTAGTTATCCTAATAATAAAATACCCAGAAATCAAAGATTACGATTAAGGCAACGTACACAGGCAGTAAACAATTTATATGTAAAGCATAGAGGAGCATACCAAAGGCTTATTGTAACCCATGTGGATAGTCGAAGTAAAGGAAAAAATATAGATGTTTTTTTCTATCATCATATTAATAGTAAAAATGGGAAACGTTTGGCTGATAATATCCATAATTCGTTTAAACAAAAATATGCTAAGCATCAACCTAATCGCATATATTCAGGATCAGTAAGTTCAAGAAGTGGTTTATATCTAATTAAAAACACTTTACCTGCTATGGTTTACATTGAATTGGGGAATATTAAAAACAAAAAAGATCAAAAACGCATTCTAAATTATCAAAACAGAGAAGCTTTGGCAAATTGGATTCACAATGGACTTTTGAGTGATTTTGAAGGGAGGTAG
- the radC gene encoding DNA repair protein RadC yields MTKNLPSFSIKNWSQDDQPREKLLYKGKTALSDAELVAILISSGNRNESAVALCKRILASVDNNLSELGKLSIKQLMEFKGIGEAKAIAIAAAMELGRRRRGGEALKKKKIASSASVFELMQPIIGELPHEEFWIIYLNNSNKVIQKNQLSKGGITGTLVDVRLALKNALELNATGIILIHNHPSGTLKPSKADKQLTVKMRTAAESLDIKILDHIIITEKAYFSFADERLL; encoded by the coding sequence ATGACAAAAAACTTACCTTCCTTTTCTATTAAAAATTGGTCTCAAGATGATCAACCACGAGAAAAACTACTTTATAAAGGAAAAACAGCATTAAGTGATGCAGAGCTAGTAGCAATTTTAATTAGCTCAGGAAATCGAAATGAAAGTGCGGTAGCTTTATGTAAACGCATTTTAGCTAGTGTTGACAATAATTTAAGTGAATTAGGAAAGCTATCTATAAAACAATTAATGGAATTTAAGGGCATTGGTGAAGCAAAAGCGATTGCAATTGCTGCGGCTATGGAATTGGGGAGAAGACGTAGAGGAGGTGAAGCTCTTAAGAAAAAGAAGATCGCTTCAAGTGCATCTGTTTTTGAATTAATGCAACCAATAATTGGAGAATTACCACATGAAGAATTTTGGATTATCTATTTAAACAATTCTAATAAAGTGATTCAGAAAAATCAATTAAGTAAAGGAGGAATAACAGGAACTTTGGTGGACGTGCGTTTGGCATTGAAGAATGCCTTAGAGTTAAATGCCACAGGAATTATTTTGATTCATAATCATCCTTCGGGAACACTAAAACCCAGTAAAGCCGATAAGCAATTAACTGTGAAAATGAGAACTGCCGCAGAAAGTTTAGATATAAAAATACTAGATCACATTATCATCACTGAAAAAGCGTATTTTAGTTTTGCAGATGAAAGGTTACTT